A single genomic interval of Bos javanicus breed banteng chromosome 26, ARS-OSU_banteng_1.0, whole genome shotgun sequence harbors:
- the GOLGA7B gene encoding golgin subfamily A member 7B isoform X1: MATEVHNLQELRRSASLATKVFIQRDYSDGTICQFQTKFPPELDSRIERQLFEETVKTLNSFYAEAEKIGGSSYLEGCLACATAYFIFLCMETHYEKVLKKISRYIQEQNEKVFAPRGLLLTDPVERGMRVIEISIYEDRCSSGSSSSASLPTPPEKDPSLSNREFPSCMVLDFKSHIHQDSLPRGPTPRGCLPVCMLSDATTGPLPVCDLASTDSRSGETGVVSPLLTSSRLLASLSSTQSLEVILDSLRSVQLLRLGRPGAGGGGAHGLASGRLYGGPERCFMERCSLRGLEPPKREPTS; encoded by the exons ATGGCCACTGAG GTCCACAATCTGCAGGAGCTCCGGCGAAGTGCCTCGCTGGCCACCAAGGTCTTTATCCAGAGAGACTACAGCGATGGGACCATCTGCCAGTTCCAGACCAAGTTCCCCCCAGAGCTGGACAGTCGG atTGAGCGGCAGCTCTTTGAGGAGACCGTGAAGACCCTCAACAGCTTCTACGCGGAGGCCGAGAAGATTGGGGGCAGCTCTTACCTCGAGGGCTGCCTGGCCTGTGCCACGGCCTACTTCATCTTCCTCTGCATGGAGACCCACTATGAGAAG GTTCTCAAGAAGATCTCCCGCTACATTCAGGAGCAGAATGAGAAGGTCTTTGCCCCCCGAGGCCTCCTACTTACAGACCCCGTGGAGCGTGGGATGAGAGTT ATCGAGATCTCCATCTACGAGGACCGGTGCAGCAGCGGCAGCTcgagcagcg CTTCCCTCCCGACACCCCCTGAAAAGGATCCAAGCCTGTCAAATAGAGAATTCCCATCCTGCATGGTACTTGACTTCAAATCCCACATCCACCAGGACTCCCTTCCTCGGGGTCCCACGCCCCGAGGCTGTCTCCCAGTGTGTATGCTTTCTGACGCCACCACAGGGCCTCTGCCTGTCTGTGATCTTGCCTCCACTGATTCAAGGTCTGGGGAGACAGGAGTGGTCAGCCCCCTCCTGACCTCTTCTAGACTCCTGGCATCCCTGTCCTCCACCCAGAGCCTGGAGGTCATCTTGGACTCTCTCAGAAGTGTCCAGCTACTGCGACTTGGCAGGCCAGGTGCTGGTGGAGGTGGGGCACATGGCCTGGCCTCTGGAAGGTTGTATGGGGGTCCGGAGAGATGCTTCATGGAGAGATGTAGCCTTAGGGGGCTTGAACCTCCAAAACGGGAGCCAACTTCCTGA
- the GOLGA7B gene encoding golgin subfamily A member 7B isoform X2 produces the protein MATEVHNLQELRRSASLATKVFIQRDYSDGTICQFQTKFPPELDSRIERQLFEETVKTLNSFYAEAEKIGGSSYLEGCLACATAYFIFLCMETHYEKVLKKISRYIQEQNEKVFAPRGLLLTDPVERGMRVIEISIYEDRCSSGSSSSGSSSGSGSSSGGGGGAGGR, from the exons ATGGCCACTGAG GTCCACAATCTGCAGGAGCTCCGGCGAAGTGCCTCGCTGGCCACCAAGGTCTTTATCCAGAGAGACTACAGCGATGGGACCATCTGCCAGTTCCAGACCAAGTTCCCCCCAGAGCTGGACAGTCGG atTGAGCGGCAGCTCTTTGAGGAGACCGTGAAGACCCTCAACAGCTTCTACGCGGAGGCCGAGAAGATTGGGGGCAGCTCTTACCTCGAGGGCTGCCTGGCCTGTGCCACGGCCTACTTCATCTTCCTCTGCATGGAGACCCACTATGAGAAG GTTCTCAAGAAGATCTCCCGCTACATTCAGGAGCAGAATGAGAAGGTCTTTGCCCCCCGAGGCCTCCTACTTACAGACCCCGTGGAGCGTGGGATGAGAGTT ATCGAGATCTCCATCTACGAGGACCGGTGCAGCAGCGGCAGCTcgagcagcggcagcagcagcggcagcggcagcagcagtggtgggggcggtggggcggggggcCGGTGA